In Rhodothermales bacterium, a single genomic region encodes these proteins:
- a CDS encoding HPr family phosphocarrier protein: MVVKEVVVTNRAGIHTRPASMIVREASKFQSEFFIQKDGYEINGKSIIGVMTLAAEQGATLSLVFEGEDEGEASAAIQALFESGFGEVK, encoded by the coding sequence ATGGTTGTTAAAGAAGTCGTCGTAACAAACAGGGCTGGTATTCATACCAGACCGGCCTCCATGATTGTTCGGGAGGCGTCGAAGTTTCAGTCCGAGTTCTTCATCCAGAAGGACGGCTACGAGATTAACGGCAAGAGTATTATCGGCGTGATGACATTGGCGGCCGAGCAGGGCGCCACCCTGTCTCTTGTGTTTGAGGGTGAGGACGAAGGCGAAGCTTCTGCAGCAATACAGGCCCTGTTTGAGAGTGGATTCGGTGAGGTGAAGTAG
- a CDS encoding adenylate kinase — translation MRLALFGAPGVGKGTQAKLLVQRLGLTHISTGDLIRAAIRQDTSVGKQARSYVRGGQLVPGPIVRKLAEDTLAGVDNDYFILDGYPRTIEQAEWLTEYLDQHDAPLEAVLSVEVSDERIVSRLSKRRMNKETGEIYHLDFHPPPPHIKPEMLRQRKDDRPEAIQKRLDVYHNQTKPLEAYFEGKGLLHVIDGVGSIEVVYARIVSVLVAKVEAFGGRMVEQN, via the coding sequence ATGAGACTTGCGCTTTTTGGGGCGCCGGGAGTGGGCAAAGGCACACAGGCAAAACTCCTCGTGCAGCGACTGGGCCTGACGCACATTTCGACAGGAGATCTGATTCGTGCTGCGATCCGGCAAGACACTTCCGTCGGCAAGCAGGCGCGTTCCTATGTTCGAGGCGGACAGTTGGTGCCCGGTCCGATTGTCCGCAAGTTGGCGGAGGATACCCTCGCCGGTGTAGACAACGACTACTTCATCCTCGACGGTTACCCCAGAACAATCGAACAGGCTGAATGGCTCACCGAGTATCTGGATCAGCACGACGCTCCGCTCGAGGCGGTTCTGAGCGTTGAGGTCTCGGATGAGAGGATTGTCTCGAGACTGTCAAAGCGGCGCATGAACAAGGAGACGGGTGAAATATATCATCTTGATTTTCATCCACCGCCACCGCATATCAAGCCAGAAATGCTACGTCAGCGCAAGGACGACCGTCCTGAAGCCATTCAGAAACGACTCGACGTGTATCACAATCAGACCAAACCGCTCGAAGCGTATTTCGAGGGCAAGGGACTTCTGCACGTGATAGACGGCGTGGGTTCGATCGAGGTCGTATACGCTCGGATTGTAAGCGTTCTGGTCGCAAAAGTCGAAGCATTCGGCGGCCGGATGGTCGAACAGAACTAA
- a CDS encoding polyprenyl synthetase family protein has translation MTKLTGSLPEVISSLRVDVNEHLASLVTEVEPSALYDPVRYVLAGGGKRLRPIILLLTADGFGVTEKEALPAALAVEVFHNFTLVHDDIMDHSVERRGRPTVHTRWNQDVAILAGDYLLSLAYTQLSRSHPEILQPMTAVFGEMVKDLCEGQTLDKEFETRRDISVDDYLRMIDAKTGALLRACLELGGVLGRATADERRLLRQAGISVGRAFQIRDDLLDVIAEDDRWGKKVGGDLVEGKRTYLLLRCLELPEGDDRSWFERIVENDGLEEHLIPEARTRMIEAGVIEDAGKQIEHYTRMAEQQLNALSARRSLNTLSALLSGMMDRVH, from the coding sequence TTGACTAAGCTAACCGGCTCGCTGCCTGAAGTCATCAGTTCGCTCCGGGTCGATGTTAACGAGCATCTGGCGAGTCTCGTGACGGAGGTCGAACCATCCGCGCTGTACGATCCTGTCCGATATGTTCTTGCGGGCGGTGGTAAGAGACTTCGACCCATCATTCTTCTCCTGACTGCGGATGGTTTTGGTGTCACCGAAAAGGAGGCTCTGCCCGCTGCTCTCGCTGTTGAAGTGTTCCACAATTTCACGTTGGTACACGATGACATCATGGATCACTCCGTCGAGCGCAGAGGCCGACCGACCGTGCACACAAGGTGGAATCAAGACGTCGCAATCCTGGCCGGCGACTATCTATTGTCTCTGGCCTACACCCAACTTTCCAGATCTCATCCAGAGATCCTGCAACCGATGACGGCAGTGTTTGGAGAAATGGTAAAGGACCTATGCGAAGGTCAAACGCTCGACAAGGAATTCGAAACACGCCGTGATATCAGCGTTGACGACTACCTCAGAATGATAGATGCCAAGACAGGTGCGTTGTTGCGTGCATGCCTGGAATTGGGCGGGGTCCTGGGTCGTGCCACAGCGGACGAGCGCCGTCTTCTGAGGCAGGCCGGAATATCTGTTGGCCGTGCATTTCAGATTCGTGACGATCTGCTGGACGTTATTGCCGAAGACGATCGGTGGGGAAAAAAAGTTGGTGGTGATCTGGTTGAGGGAAAGCGAACCTATCTCTTACTCCGGTGTCTTGAATTGCCGGAAGGAGATGATCGATCGTGGTTCGAACGAATTGTGGAGAACGACGGACTGGAAGAACACCTGATTCCGGAGGCACGGACTCGTATGATCGAAGCGGGTGTTATTGAGGATGCGGGCAAGCAGATCGAGCATTATACGAGGATGGCAGAGCAGCAGCTGAATGCGCTCTCTGCCCGCCGAAGCCTCAATACTCTTTCCGCGTTGCTGAGCGGAATGATGGACCGGGTCCATTAG
- a CDS encoding phage holin family protein — protein MVKPEKQKTYLRDDVSSESDPEDHSSMGKIKRISYQSKGLVDDVKSWVDLRMTLTQMDIEEKVDARLNRAIVGGVVGALAFLSLTFGLVAASLGLGAWLGHDAWGFLAVTGLLLVVTAILLLLKPRVIDLRNSKGSRGDANE, from the coding sequence ATGGTCAAGCCAGAGAAGCAGAAAACGTATTTGCGTGACGATGTCTCGTCGGAGTCCGATCCGGAAGATCACAGCAGCATGGGTAAGATCAAGCGGATTTCGTATCAGTCAAAGGGCCTGGTAGACGACGTAAAGTCGTGGGTAGACCTTCGCATGACACTCACGCAAATGGACATCGAGGAAAAGGTCGATGCACGCCTCAACCGGGCGATTGTCGGCGGGGTAGTCGGAGCGCTGGCATTTCTGAGCCTGACATTCGGGCTTGTTGCAGCCTCACTCGGACTTGGCGCGTGGCTTGGACATGATGCCTGGGGCTTTCTTGCCGTTACAGGTTTGCTGTTGGTCGTAACAGCCATTCTTCTTCTACTGAAACCGCGCGTCATCGATTTGCGCAACAGTAAGGGAAGTCGGGGGGACGCGAATGAGTAG